A DNA window from Corynebacterium ciconiae DSM 44920 contains the following coding sequences:
- a CDS encoding AMP-binding protein, with protein sequence MINGVVHNPDSLDINPVTQIARHAQYKPEAVALVYENRTITYGELHNTLQRWVLHLDEAGVRQGDRVAYIGVNSVSFFYTMLASWWLGATFMPFNFRLSAPEVSKLLMQGTPHTVVVEGEYVGKAMTVYGIERQHVVAVDDDSLSPPDKTIPVYWHSTSTFPDPGESNPAPKVRPMGMKDLALLLFTSGTTGLPKGAQLTFGNLWWNQINVDTMVDVRPGDVTLATAPLFHVGALNSFSIRSLVRGNTVLIHRHFNPGGVLEEIEKYSVATAFLVPAQLEAMYKHPNFASSNLRSMRATICAGAPVPPVLIHRYMEKGINIQQAWGLTETSPFATYLPPEMTATKIGSCGIPMPYTEVKLMNPDTGEEVKEPGVSGEMWVRGPNVATGYWNNPEVTNSAYTAGWFHSGDIGIRDEDGFYYVVDRLKDLIITGGENVYPAEVERVVAGAEGVLGNTVVGHPDPEWGEIVVAVVQLDEGATLTIEHLREHCEHHLARYKLPKKLVLVDTIDRNSAGKVNKIAIREHVREVLAIERAHEEAEIRKDTHA encoded by the coding sequence ATGATCAATGGAGTAGTCCACAATCCGGACTCTTTAGACATCAACCCCGTCACGCAAATTGCGCGACATGCCCAGTACAAGCCAGAAGCGGTGGCGCTAGTCTACGAAAACCGCACTATCACCTACGGCGAGCTCCATAACACTCTGCAGCGGTGGGTACTCCACCTCGATGAGGCAGGTGTTCGCCAGGGCGATCGCGTGGCCTACATAGGTGTGAACTCGGTGAGCTTCTTTTACACGATGCTCGCAAGTTGGTGGTTGGGTGCTACCTTTATGCCGTTCAACTTCCGCCTATCTGCCCCCGAGGTTTCCAAGCTGTTGATGCAGGGAACCCCGCACACCGTGGTAGTTGAAGGCGAGTACGTGGGCAAAGCCATGACGGTTTATGGAATCGAGAGACAGCACGTTGTGGCTGTTGACGACGACTCTCTCAGCCCTCCGGATAAAACTATCCCTGTCTATTGGCATTCGACGTCTACTTTTCCTGATCCCGGCGAGTCGAATCCAGCGCCCAAGGTGCGGCCTATGGGCATGAAGGATCTGGCTCTCCTGCTTTTCACCTCTGGAACTACCGGACTGCCTAAGGGAGCTCAGCTGACTTTTGGCAATTTGTGGTGGAATCAGATCAATGTTGACACGATGGTGGATGTGCGTCCTGGGGACGTCACTCTCGCTACCGCTCCGCTGTTCCACGTAGGTGCGCTGAATTCCTTTTCTATCCGATCTCTCGTTCGTGGCAATACTGTGCTTATTCACCGCCATTTCAACCCGGGGGGTGTTCTGGAAGAGATCGAGAAATACTCTGTTGCCACCGCATTTCTTGTGCCTGCTCAACTGGAGGCTATGTATAAGCACCCTAACTTTGCCTCCTCAAATCTCCGCTCGATGCGCGCCACCATTTGCGCGGGAGCTCCCGTACCGCCGGTTTTGATTCATCGCTACATGGAGAAAGGAATCAATATCCAACAGGCCTGGGGGCTCACGGAGACGTCGCCTTTCGCTACCTACCTTCCTCCCGAGATGACGGCTACCAAGATTGGTTCCTGTGGCATTCCAATGCCCTACACCGAGGTGAAGCTCATGAACCCTGATACCGGCGAAGAAGTTAAAGAGCCTGGTGTCTCGGGAGAAATGTGGGTGCGTGGTCCGAATGTGGCCACGGGGTACTGGAACAACCCCGAGGTCACTAATTCCGCCTACACGGCAGGCTGGTTTCATTCCGGAGACATTGGTATCCGGGATGAGGATGGTTTCTATTATGTGGTCGATCGGCTCAAAGACCTCATCATCACCGGCGGAGAAAATGTCTACCCAGCCGAGGTAGAACGGGTAGTCGCTGGTGCCGAAGGCGTACTAGGAAATACGGTAGTCGGCCATCCCGATCCGGAGTGGGGGGAAATCGTGGTGGCGGTTGTTCAGCTGGACGAGGGGGCCACTCTCACCATTGAGCACTTGCGTGAGCACTGCGAGCACCACCTTGCTCGGTACAAACTGCCCAAGAAGCTGGTGCTGGTAGACACGATTGATCGTAATTCGGCAGGCAAGGTGAACAAGATTGCCATTCGGGAGCATGTGCGCGAAGTTCTCGCCATCGAACGCGCTCATGAGGAAGCAGAGATTCGAAAGGATACTCATGCCTAG
- a CDS encoding NAD(P)/FAD-dependent oxidoreductase: MAHTLIIGGGIGGFTLAQSLRKHDWEGEITIVDPEGLPYDRPPLSKEIMQGTKGHDDLLLAPTEWYEENRVEVIQAEAIAIDSANKKVTLKDSNTLGYDNLVIATGGVPRVLPLPGFNHPEIFSLRTMKDAELLKEKLGPGIDLAIVGAGLIGAELAGSALELGAQVTLIDPAPVALVPAVGEDIATRLHTMHEDNGVAYINGLTESIEYHEEGDHRFTVNIKGHASLAADVVVVAVGITAEEALARSAELDFDNGIVVDEEQRASVPGIWAIGDCARTRRSDGALERRHEHWENAVHTAQTAAATITGKDLPQHSAGWFWSDRYGVHVEGVGDMSLPGNTVVREDRDGHPAVAFRLNAQGQVVGAAAIDDSMAVRAARRMIDRGISPDPDKLADPSQNLKKLSR; the protein is encoded by the coding sequence GAGATCACCATCGTTGATCCAGAGGGACTTCCCTATGATCGACCGCCCTTGTCGAAAGAGATCATGCAGGGCACGAAGGGCCATGATGACCTTCTGCTCGCCCCAACCGAATGGTATGAGGAAAACCGGGTGGAGGTGATCCAGGCGGAGGCTATCGCCATCGATAGCGCCAACAAGAAAGTCACGCTTAAGGACTCGAACACCCTGGGCTACGACAACCTTGTCATCGCTACGGGTGGTGTGCCGCGTGTGCTACCGCTTCCCGGGTTCAACCATCCTGAGATTTTTTCGTTGAGGACCATGAAGGATGCAGAACTGCTTAAAGAAAAGCTCGGCCCGGGGATTGATTTGGCCATCGTTGGAGCTGGGCTTATCGGAGCTGAATTGGCGGGTTCTGCCTTGGAGTTGGGAGCTCAGGTCACACTCATTGATCCGGCTCCGGTTGCACTGGTGCCGGCAGTGGGTGAGGACATCGCTACCCGCCTTCACACTATGCATGAGGATAATGGGGTTGCCTACATCAATGGTCTTACGGAATCAATTGAATATCACGAGGAGGGCGACCATCGCTTCACGGTGAACATCAAGGGACACGCATCATTGGCAGCAGACGTGGTTGTCGTTGCGGTAGGTATCACTGCTGAAGAAGCCCTTGCACGGTCGGCAGAGCTGGATTTCGACAACGGCATTGTCGTCGATGAAGAACAGAGAGCTAGCGTGCCAGGGATCTGGGCGATCGGTGATTGTGCCCGCACACGACGCAGTGACGGTGCGCTCGAACGGCGTCATGAGCATTGGGAAAATGCAGTGCACACCGCGCAGACCGCGGCGGCCACGATTACGGGGAAGGATCTGCCTCAACACAGTGCCGGCTGGTTCTGGTCTGATCGTTATGGCGTACATGTCGAGGGAGTGGGTGATATGAGCCTCCCAGGAAACACGGTTGTCCGCGAGGACCGAGATGGTCATCCTGCGGTGGCTTTCCGATTGAACGCGCAAGGACAAGTGGTGGGAGCCGCAGCGATCGACGATTCAATGGCAGTTCGCGCCGCTCGCCGGATGATTGACCGCGGTATTAGCCCTGATCCGGACAAGCTTGCAGACCCCAGCCAGAACCTTAAGAAGCTTTCGCGCTGA
- a CDS encoding alpha/beta fold hydrolase: MTETHIPDFKTDPFFGLEDKWLETAPGEITHYHELGEGTPILFLHGSGTGVTAAANWWLNLPQIAEFGRCIAIDSIGYGQTVVAEGTEYGIRQWVDHAIRVLDALGIEKTWIVGNSLGGWLAFQFAIDHPERLAGIISMGTGGAKLTGALKGHSNPTLTREGIRDTLELFVVDKTLITEELVDLRYNSALNDTASDRLKEVVAARDRDRNELPLDFDKLAELDIPVLLIHGTQDKVIPVSRTWDLLNVVPHADVHIFSQCGHWSQVERADEFNRVIKQWLSERL; this comes from the coding sequence ATGACTGAGACACACATCCCCGACTTCAAGACTGACCCTTTCTTTGGCCTGGAGGACAAGTGGCTTGAAACTGCTCCGGGCGAGATCACGCACTACCACGAACTGGGTGAGGGAACGCCCATCCTGTTCCTGCACGGATCGGGAACCGGAGTCACCGCCGCGGCCAACTGGTGGCTCAACTTGCCCCAGATCGCGGAGTTTGGCCGTTGCATTGCCATCGATTCCATCGGGTACGGCCAGACAGTGGTGGCAGAGGGAACCGAGTATGGAATCCGCCAGTGGGTCGATCATGCGATTCGCGTGCTAGATGCACTCGGTATCGAAAAGACCTGGATCGTCGGTAATTCCCTGGGTGGGTGGCTTGCTTTCCAGTTCGCGATCGATCACCCAGAGCGCCTTGCTGGAATCATCTCCATGGGTACTGGAGGGGCTAAGCTCACCGGTGCATTGAAGGGGCACTCGAATCCGACTCTGACCAGGGAGGGTATCCGAGATACGCTCGAGCTTTTCGTGGTGGACAAGACCCTTATCACCGAGGAGCTCGTGGATTTGCGCTACAACTCCGCTCTCAACGACACGGCAAGTGACCGACTCAAGGAAGTTGTTGCGGCTCGTGACCGAGACCGCAATGAGCTACCCCTCGATTTCGACAAGTTGGCGGAACTCGATATTCCGGTCCTGCTAATTCATGGCACCCAGGACAAAGTGATTCCGGTGTCGCGAACCTGGGATTTGCTGAATGTGGTCCCTCATGCCGACGTGCATATCTTCTCCCAGTGCGGTCACTGGTCCCAGGTGGAGCGCGCTGATGAGTTCAACCGCGTAATTAAGCAATGGCTTTCTGAGCGTCTCTAG
- a CDS encoding aromatic-ring-hydroxylating dioxygenase subunit beta: MERAYELQSFYYSEADLLDDGRYTDWLDRFDEDLLYWAPTRSNRLRRQQALSVASYGEAAFYDETKESLAWRIRRFDSGMAWAEDPPSRTRHLISNLVFRHADLAGEPVIEARSNFLVWRTRLETEQDTFAGTRTDLLRTTGEGFKIFDRRILLDINVLTSKNISTFF; the protein is encoded by the coding sequence ATGGAGCGCGCCTACGAGTTGCAGAGTTTTTACTACAGCGAGGCGGACCTTCTAGATGATGGCCGCTACACCGACTGGCTGGACCGATTCGATGAGGATCTCCTGTACTGGGCGCCCACCAGGTCCAATAGGCTTCGTCGGCAACAAGCACTATCCGTCGCCTCCTATGGCGAAGCGGCATTCTACGACGAAACCAAGGAATCGTTAGCGTGGCGTATCCGCCGGTTTGACTCGGGAATGGCGTGGGCCGAAGACCCACCGTCTCGAACCAGGCATCTTATTAGCAACCTTGTTTTCCGGCATGCAGATCTTGCCGGTGAGCCGGTCATCGAAGCACGAAGTAACTTCCTCGTGTGGCGCACTCGACTGGAAACAGAACAGGACACCTTCGCTGGAACTCGCACAGATCTGCTTCGTACCACAGGTGAAGGCTTCAAGATTTTTGATCGCCGCATTCTGTTGGACATCAATGTCTTGACGTCGAAAAACATATCTACCTTCTTCTAG
- a CDS encoding SDR family NAD(P)-dependent oxidoreductase, which produces MTQQRFQGHTLFITGAGSGLGAALARRFHAEGANVSVVDVSLERAHAVTTELGTSRALACSADVRSPHELHAAVDETCRMFGGIDTVIPNAGIWDYNRSVTRLNGDELASVCDEVFGINVKGYLLTVEATWRELVKSEGSIIMTLSNASYYPAGGGPVYTAAKFADRGLMLQFAHELAPKVRVNGVAVGGMRTDLRGPAAAGLDSRSFKDTMDRRPEGGNPYIPLHDISTDPRSFTGPYVMLADPADGANMTGSVIQIDGGIAARGFHTAAGGDCL; this is translated from the coding sequence ATGACGCAGCAGCGTTTTCAAGGTCATACGTTGTTCATCACCGGTGCAGGCTCGGGGTTAGGGGCGGCCCTAGCACGAAGATTTCACGCAGAAGGTGCCAATGTCTCCGTCGTGGACGTATCGCTCGAACGAGCGCACGCAGTGACGACAGAGCTTGGGACATCCCGGGCACTTGCCTGTAGTGCCGATGTGCGCTCGCCTCACGAGCTTCACGCTGCAGTCGATGAGACCTGCCGGATGTTTGGAGGGATCGACACTGTTATTCCCAACGCGGGTATCTGGGATTACAACCGTTCGGTCACACGGCTTAACGGTGACGAGCTTGCATCTGTGTGCGATGAGGTTTTCGGCATCAACGTCAAAGGCTATCTCCTTACTGTTGAAGCGACGTGGAGAGAGCTGGTGAAGTCGGAAGGCTCTATCATCATGACCCTCTCGAATGCGTCGTACTATCCCGCGGGCGGTGGCCCCGTCTACACCGCGGCAAAATTCGCAGATCGAGGGCTGATGCTTCAATTTGCGCACGAGCTCGCCCCCAAAGTTCGAGTGAATGGCGTCGCTGTTGGCGGCATGCGGACTGATCTCAGAGGTCCCGCGGCTGCTGGTCTCGATAGCCGTAGTTTCAAAGACACCATGGATCGCCGCCCAGAAGGCGGAAATCCCTACATTCCTTTGCATGACATTTCGACAGATCCACGTAGCTTCACGGGGCCTTACGTGATGCTTGCGGATCCTGCTGACGGAGCTAACATGACTGGCTCAGTCATCCAGATCGATGGAGGCATTGCCGCGCGCGGCTTCCACACAGCCGCAGGAGGCGATTGCTTGTGA
- a CDS encoding PaaI family thioesterase: MTFEDKWNAFYSRVNDIAITLGLYPIEGSAECVKVGMPLRAEVSQPAGMFAAPALFGLADITATWLVMYNVDEGVFPLAVSSTVNVVANAKTGDAIATARIVRAGKSIIVTDTEVHSSDSGTLLGKFITTYSVPRPRE, from the coding sequence ATGACTTTTGAAGACAAGTGGAACGCGTTCTACTCGCGAGTAAATGACATCGCCATCACTCTCGGTCTTTACCCAATCGAGGGTTCGGCTGAGTGCGTGAAGGTGGGAATGCCTCTGAGGGCAGAGGTATCACAGCCCGCTGGGATGTTTGCCGCACCGGCGCTGTTTGGCCTGGCAGACATCACTGCCACATGGTTGGTGATGTACAACGTGGATGAGGGAGTATTTCCGCTGGCTGTGTCCTCCACCGTTAACGTGGTGGCTAACGCGAAGACAGGCGACGCGATTGCTACTGCCCGAATCGTGCGGGCAGGAAAGTCAATCATCGTGACAGATACAGAGGTGCACTCCAGTGACAGTGGAACACTGCTCGGAAAATTCATTACCACCTATTCCGTGCCGCGACCGCGGGAGTGA